Within the Rosa rugosa chromosome 2, drRosRugo1.1, whole genome shotgun sequence genome, the region CGGCAACAATTGCCGTCCCCTGAAAATAAACCTAGGTAAGTAATGACAAACTTTCAGTGAAGAAATTGTCATACACGTTACCAGACTAGACATGATCAGAACACCACTAAGGCTCCATGATCTCTCTCTATAAATGCAGAGACACATGCTGGTCTCAATCCACAATTCTATCGAGTTTCCTTGCTTTCCAAGCTTAAACAAAGTTTCtccataaaaagaaaattattccGAAGTTCCAATGGCCTCGCAGTTTCTATTGTTAGCATGCCTTGCTATGACAGCTTCTATTGCTTTGGCATCTGACCCAAGTTCTCTTCAGGATTTTTGTGTGGCTGATCCATCAAGCTCAGGTAACTAGCTATAACAATTAATATTCTTATAAATAAGTGATTGATTTTCCCAAATAGAAATACATAGTTGATATAATCAATTAGCACTAGTTAGTAATGTTTCTGATGCATTTTTGACATGATCAAATTTCAGTACCCGTGAATGGACATGTGTGCAAGGACCCCAAGCTAGTTGTCGCCGATGACTTCTTCTTCAGTGGACTTCACCGTGCAGGCAACACATCAAACGCTGCTGGTTCAAAGGTGACCCCTGCTAATGTTGCCCAGATTCCAGGACTTAATACTTTTGGTATCTCCCTAGTTCGTATTGACTATGCACCATGGGGTATCAATGCTCCACACACTCATCCTAGAGCTACTGAAATCTTGACAGTCCTTGAAGGGAGCCTCCAAGTGGGTTTTGTCACCTCCAATCCCGAAAACAGACTTATCACAAAGGTGCTTCAGAAGGGCGATGTGTTTGTGTTCCCAGTAGGACTTGTGCATTTCCAACACAATGTGGGAAATGTTAATGCGGTAGCCATTGCAGCTCTGAGCAGCCAAAATCCAGGTGCTATTACCATTGCCAATGCAGTGTTTGGATCAAAGCCTGCCATTTCTGCTGATGTTCTTGCAAAGGCATTCCAAGTCGACAAGGACACAATCTACGATTTCCAGTCCAAGTTCTAGACTCCAACTTGGAACCTTTCAAAAGGGGTTTGACATGCGGTTCATTTGAAGTGTGTACAATATTTTACTGTTCATTTAGCAATACGTACAATCATGTTCAGTCTGATTTTTTGTTTGATTCTTTTACTTCAAGAGAATGATTTGTTTCTGATTACTTAGTGATCCATGTTAGAAAGGTTATGTATGAATTGGTTTGATTCTATTTCTCCAAAGGCCTTGTCGATTTATTTGATTCCTGCAAATCTCCCCTTCCACATTGAGTATTAATGCATCCTCAATGAAAGCCTCTAGAGTGTCTTTTACGCGGAAAAATTTGCTTCCTCTttccaaaacagaaaaacaaaaaacagaacaAATTTTGGGTACTTTTGTCAGGGATTAAAGAACACGAAAGACACAAAATTGAATGAGTCTAAATTTTAAGTCTGGAAATTATTTGGTTCACAGACACAAAATTATTGGAGAACACAAACCAGCTATCTACTAATTtacttaaaaattaaaaaaaaaaacataatagttttttttttgggaacaTTTCCCATAGTTGGTTACATTGTGAAGGTCCCAACAGTGGATACTATATACCTATACAGATATAGCTACTACACAAGTTATGAATGACTCAAATCTTTGCATTATAAAAGAACCAGCAAATTTACAAGCTAACTACCAACTTTGCAGTTCAAGATATGTGACTAGTACGGAGCACATTATGTTTGGCCTGGATAGCTAGCTATTCTTATCATATAcctgaaaacaaagaaagataAGCGAAACAAGCTTCCAGTGATACAAATTTTTATACAGGGTTCCAAAGTTTAGACCCTATAAAAGCAGGATCATATATATGGTGGTCTCAAACCACAATTCGACTGATTGAGTTTGTTCTTGCTTACAAAGTTAAGCAAATTTTGTCCATCTCTCTGTCTAGTGAGAATCAATCAATTCCAAAAATGGCCTCTCGATTTCTGTTGCTAGCATTACTCGTAGTCATGACTTGCTCCATTGCTTTGGCAACTGAGAGTCTTCAAGATTTCTGCGTAGCACAGCCAACACGCTTAGGTAAGTACAACAATCAAACTGCTTTTCACtatctgattatagttatgtttCTTATGTATTTTTGCCACAACTAATTTCAGCTGCAGTGAATGGCGTTGTCTGCAAGGACCCTAATCTTGTTGAAGCCAATGACTTCTACTATAGTGGACTTGACATGGCAGGCAACACATCAACTGCATTCGGTTCACGTGTGACCTCTGTTAGGGTGAACCAAATTCCAGGACTCAACACCTTTGGCATCTCCATTGCACGCATCGATTTTGCTGCATGGGGTGTTAACCCTCCCCACACACACCCTCGCGCTGCCGAAATCTTGACAGTCCTTGAAGGCAGCCTCCAAGTTGGTTTTGTCACCTCCAACCCCGATAACCGTCTCATCACAAAAATACTTCAGGCTGGTGATGTG harbors:
- the LOC133729110 gene encoding putative germin-like protein 2-1; translated protein: MASQFLLLACLAMTASIALASDPSSLQDFCVADPSSSVPVNGHVCKDPKLVVADDFFFSGLHRAGNTSNAAGSKVTPANVAQIPGLNTFGISLVRIDYAPWGINAPHTHPRATEILTVLEGSLQVGFVTSNPENRLITKVLQKGDVFVFPVGLVHFQHNVGNVNAVAIAALSSQNPGAITIANAVFGSKPAISADVLAKAFQVDKDTIYDFQSKF
- the LOC133729113 gene encoding putative germin-like protein 2-1 — translated: MASRFLLLALLVVMTCSIALATESLQDFCVAQPTRLAAVNGVVCKDPNLVEANDFYYSGLDMAGNTSTAFGSRVTSVRVNQIPGLNTFGISIARIDFAAWGVNPPHTHPRAAEILTVLEGSLQVGFVTSNPDNRLITKILQAGDVFVFPEGLVHFQYNVGYTTAVAFSAFSSQNPGTVTLANTVFGSRPHISSDILTKAFLVDKQAIYNIQARF